A window from Lachnoanaerobaculum umeaense encodes these proteins:
- a CDS encoding type IV toxin-antitoxin system AbiEi family antitoxin domain-containing protein, whose protein sequence is MDERNIIDRLLEERNGYIRLVEAQNEGLSKYFVLDYVRKNEMEKIAPGIYISPDAWEDRLYSIQLRNRKIVFSHETALYIHNLSDREPFSPVITVGRGYNAKHLKDSGVVVHTVRQEWLDLGLTKAQTFTGNTVRIYDKERCICDIIKNKKRMDIQVFQKALTSYFSDSEKNIHNLMEYAGIMGVSDKVRQYAEVLL, encoded by the coding sequence ATGGATGAAAGAAATATTATTGATAGGTTACTTGAAGAACGGAACGGTTATATTAGACTGGTTGAAGCTCAAAATGAAGGATTGTCAAAGTATTTTGTTTTGGATTATGTCCGTAAAAATGAAATGGAAAAGATTGCACCCGGAATATACATTTCACCTGATGCATGGGAAGACAGACTTTATTCGATTCAGCTAAGGAATAGAAAAATTGTTTTTTCCCATGAAACAGCCCTGTATATTCATAATCTTTCCGACAGAGAGCCTTTTTCACCGGTAATTACTGTTGGACGAGGTTATAATGCGAAACATCTAAAAGATAGCGGTGTTGTAGTACATACGGTAAGACAGGAATGGTTAGATCTGGGCTTGACAAAGGCGCAGACTTTTACCGGTAATACTGTGAGAATCTACGACAAAGAGCGTTGTATATGTGATATTATCAAGAATAAGAAAAGAATGGATATTCAAGTATTCCAAAAGGCTTTGACATCATATTTTTCAGATAGTGAAAAAAATATTCATAATCTCATGGAATATGCAGGTATTATGGGGGTCTCAGATAAGGTGAGGCAATATGCAGAGGTATTGTTATGA
- a CDS encoding AAA family ATPase, with product MNNKEVQKNMVKYISTFDESIRDFNVEESQSDGEENTDNKYLIDTIHKKVGSEGMSSISLKEESGGTLKMFALYPSVKEVLDKGATLFVDELNARLHPMLVRNIILTFLSPEINTRNTQLIFTTYDIWQFSNDLLCRDEIWMVSKNNDGVSELYSLGEFKDEDGNKIRRDEVLSKKYIAGNYGAIPALKPMKVLREGNIQ from the coding sequence ATGAATAATAAAGAAGTTCAAAAAAACATGGTGAAATATATTTCGACTTTCGATGAGTCAATAAGGGATTTTAATGTAGAGGAATCTCAATCGGATGGAGAAGAGAATACAGATAACAAATATTTAATAGATACAATTCATAAAAAGGTTGGTAGCGAAGGAATGTCTTCTATATCCTTAAAAGAAGAGTCCGGTGGAACTTTAAAAATGTTTGCTTTATATCCTTCGGTGAAAGAGGTTTTAGACAAGGGTGCTACATTGTTTGTAGATGAACTAAATGCCAGACTACATCCCATGCTTGTTAGAAATATTATATTGACATTTTTATCACCTGAGATAAATACAAGAAATACACAGCTTATTTTTACAACGTATGATATATGGCAGTTTTCAAACGATTTACTTTGTAGAGATGAGATATGGATGGTATCTAAAAATAATGATGGAGTATCAGAACTTTATTCGTTGGGAGAGTTTAAGGATGAAGATGGGAATAAGATTCGCAGAGATGAGGTTTTGTCAAAGAAATATATTGCAGGAAACTATGGCGCAATTCCGGCATTAAAGCCTATGAAAGTACTTAGGGAGGGTAATATACAATGA
- a CDS encoding putative DNA modification/repair radical SAM protein, with protein MFVYNLFMINICSKEDILKKLEILSDAAKYDVACTSSGVDRKGKGGMLGNAVAAGICHTFSSDGRCVSLLKILMTNHCIFDCKYCINRKSNDIRRACFTPREICKLTVEFYKRNYIEGLFLSSGIINSPNFTMEKICETLILLRNEYMFNGYVHVKAIPGASDELLLQAGSLADRMSVNIEFPTESSLKKYAPNKSFHLISDPMKKIKDSIEMNRLSTGKSSKLPRSNINKYLPGSIFNDVAQIEGDSILNSLPITKQANVRPFVPSGQSTQMIIGAGDDSDYTILMTAQNLYKSFDLKRVFYSAYIPINEDSSLPTLNTPVPLLREHRLYQADWLIRFYGFNAQELLSKENPDFNTYMDPKCNWAVKHLEFFPVEVQTADISSLLRVPGIGPKAAKRIVSSRRYSLLDFNSIAKMGVVLKRAHYFLTCNGKMMYKTLLDEKYITNRLIGLNSNENYQHSYKAERQLSLFDDFGLK; from the coding sequence ATGTTTGTGTATAATTTATTTATGATAAACATATGTTCTAAAGAAGATATTTTAAAAAAGCTTGAAATACTCTCAGACGCTGCTAAATATGATGTTGCCTGCACTTCAAGTGGAGTGGATAGAAAGGGAAAAGGAGGAATGCTTGGCAACGCTGTAGCCGCAGGAATATGCCATACTTTCAGTAGCGATGGAAGATGTGTTTCTTTGCTTAAGATACTTATGACTAACCATTGTATTTTTGATTGTAAATACTGTATTAACAGAAAAAGTAATGATATAAGACGTGCATGCTTTACTCCAAGAGAGATTTGCAAGTTGACTGTGGAATTTTATAAAAGGAATTATATTGAAGGGTTGTTTTTAAGTTCCGGTATAATTAACAGTCCGAACTTTACTATGGAAAAGATCTGTGAAACTCTTATTCTGTTAAGGAATGAATACATGTTTAACGGATATGTCCATGTTAAGGCTATACCCGGTGCCTCTGATGAATTACTTTTACAGGCCGGCTCTCTTGCAGACAGAATGAGTGTTAATATTGAGTTCCCTACTGAATCAAGCCTAAAAAAATATGCTCCCAATAAAAGCTTTCATCTTATATCAGATCCTATGAAAAAAATAAAGGATTCCATAGAGATGAATAGGTTAAGTACCGGAAAGAGTTCGAAGCTCCCAAGAAGCAATATAAATAAATATCTTCCCGGAAGTATATTTAATGATGTAGCCCAAATTGAAGGGGATAGTATTTTAAATTCATTACCTATCACTAAACAGGCTAATGTTCGACCATTTGTGCCGTCCGGCCAGAGTACACAAATGATTATAGGTGCCGGTGATGACAGTGACTATACTATCCTTATGACTGCACAAAATCTATATAAAAGTTTTGACTTAAAAAGGGTATTTTATTCCGCATATATTCCTATTAATGAGGATTCATCCCTACCAACCCTAAATACACCTGTGCCGCTTTTAAGGGAGCATAGGCTTTATCAAGCTGATTGGCTTATTAGATTTTACGGTTTTAATGCACAGGAGCTTCTAAGCAAAGAGAATCCGGACTTTAACACCTATATGGATCCTAAATGCAATTGGGCTGTTAAGCATTTGGAGTTCTTCCCTGTAGAAGTACAAACAGCTGATATATCCAGTCTGCTTAGAGTACCCGGCATAGGTCCTAAGGCTGCAAAAAGAATTGTAAGTTCTCGCAGATACTCCTTGCTTGACTTTAATTCCATTGCCAAGATGGGTGTAGTCTTAAAAAGGGCACATTACTTTTTAACCTGTAATGGAAAAATGATGTACAAAACCTTATTGGATGAAAAATATATAACAAACAGACTTATTGGTTTAAATAGTAATGAGAACTATCAACACAGCTACAAAGCTGAAAGGCAGTTATCTCTATTTGATGATTTTGGATTAAAATAA